The segment AGTCCGAGTCATAGCACCTGAGTCACCTGAGTTCTTGTTCATAGCATTATCTCCAAATTAATTGCATGGAACTAAcaaatagataaatattttatataaatatatttttaaagagtgAGTAGCATGTTCAGAATATGGATAAGTACATTGTGACTTTATTAGAATCACATTGAACATGAAAAATCAGAGTTCTGGTCTTAGATGCCAATGAATTCCCTGGTTTAGCTTCTCCTGTAGCAGTTTTCTGGCCCCTCAGTGTCACCAGCCACCTCATTCACCACGAGCTCCCattaaaatgctgcagtgaCAAATCTGGAGTGTTCCATACTGGATCCACAAAGCGTTTCTCTTTCCTGGAAGTGCAGCTTGTGTCTGTAGTGAGCGAAGAGGAGCAGCACTGTGTGGGTGATGGCTGGCTCCCAGGGGCTGTGTTTATTCCCTGCAATCTGGCAGGTTCCTCTGGGAGATTGGGGCtgactggagctgctgcagccgTCGGGATGTGCAGGGCTTTGCACAGAGGATGTTCAGCATCTCTAacaggatttggggatttgCACGGGGTGGGAATGGAGGCAGAAATCAGCTCCTGGGATTGGAGCTCCATCCAGGAGTGAtggctcctcagctgctctcagtccctccccagcagacagcaggagattgggcaggagcagagcacccTGGATTTGGCACCTCCTGCAGGAATGTGCCAGGGATGTGTGggagggctggcacagggctcacTGCCATTGTCTGCTTGCCTGCTGCACTCCCCTAAGTTGAAAGTCTTAAGCAGTTCTCAGATTCAAACATGAGTAATCTTGCCTGAAGCCTTTTGcaaaagctgcctttttctttctctttctttttttttttttttaattttatcttggATATGTTCCTCTATCTGCATAATACAGATAGAATAATATGCCAGAGAAGCATGTTGTTCatgtttgcaaaaatatttggtGGTTGACAAATGAGCTTGATGTACTGTGCTGTTGTACTGACTTGACACTAATCTCTGCCACTTAGAGCAAATGAGAATAAATCACCTCTCCTCTCTTATCTTCTCCACCCTGAGTTGTGTGTGCACTTGCAGCTCAAGCTAGCTCAAGGTTTATTTAAATCCATGCTTTCCCAGCAATCCTGTCCTGCCAATTCGGTTTGGGTTGGGAAAAGgtcaggagcagccctggagctggcacttGCACAGTGCTGAATCACTTGGTCACTGTGTTCAGGTTTCAGAATGCAGGTAGGACATGacaaagggaaagggggaatgatctcagcagctgaaaatgCCTGGAAGAAATGGGGTTGACTCCAAAGTCTGTTCCTATAATGGGGATATAATTTACTGGCCTAGTAAAAGAGCTGTGGAGATCAAGTGAAATAAATCCACGCTTGCTCAGCTGTTGAGCTGCAGAAATGTGAGCTGAAATATTAATTGGAGAGGGGCTTTACATTAAAACTGTCATGTTTGTGAGCATGGAATTCAGCAAGGCATGTCCAGTGGGCTCAGCTTTGGGATTGCTCCCCAGTCCTCACTGTCAGTCTGAATCCCACTCTCCAGTTCAGGGGCTTTAGTGGAGTTGTGAGCTCTCTGTTCAGTCTGAGCCCTTCTGTGTTTAACACAGGGTTCTCTTATTTCTGCCATCTATAAACCACGCCATAATTGCCCAAATATTTACACTGATGTTTATTTCTGGCAGTGATTTCGTGTTTGTCATTCACATTATGATTATGAAGCAACATTTCTCTGCAGTTGAGAggtatttcaaattatttgccTACTGAACAAgcaaatgtttcatttcctaCAGAttgtcactgctgctttttatgAGAACAAGGACCTAATTATGATTTCACAATTTGTGTACTGTAAGCTCAAGAATCAGAAGGTAATCAAAGGTAAGTTTTTACAACAATAAAATGTTCTCCATGATGTAGCACAGTCTTTACTGAGAGATTTTCCTACAGCATCTAAATACCTTTTATTTCAGAGGGAACCAAAAATAAAGTGTGCAAATTCTGGAGTTCTGAGACCTGTTGCctccagttttcctttccttttcatttctgacCCACACACATCTGTGACTATTTTCCATGGAGTACTTTCAGTTGATATAAAAAATGCAATAGCTTTTTGGAATCTGGTTCCACATTTTAACTGGTTCCATGGTTTTTGTGGAAATGTGTGGGAGTTGAAACCAAGCCTCATTTCTTTGTGGGGTTCAGTTGGTTTCCTCCCCGTTGATTAAAAGTGGGCTTTATTTGCTTATAGCATAAAATATGTTGACATCTTCATGTGTTCTGTTTCAATATATGCATTTGAAAAAACATATTCCAGGGAATGAAATTACTGGAGTTGTGCTTGAGCAGATCCTGGTGGTGGCTGGAATGTTCAGCCTGCCCAAGGACTACTGTTTGGTCTGAAATGGAAGACAGCTCTCTTCACATTGTATCAAATCAAAACCATTAACtcatcaatttaaaaataaattgggaAAGAAAATCCATGGTACAGCAGAGGTAACAAAAAGCTGAAGTAAACCAGATGCCTCCCCACAGACCAAACGGGGTAAGACAGATTCAATGTGGAGCTGATAATGAACCTGGAGAtagggcagtgctgagggatttccttcctgctgcctcctctggacacagACCCAGGCTTTGGAGCATGGAACAGCCACTGCCTGGTCCAAAATGAGCCAGCCATCAATATCTTAGTGAGATTTTACTAATTCACATTCCAAATACCCTTGCTTTGGCAGTTTTTTATCAAGGTGTGTGGCAAGAAAGTTCCATTCTATTCCATTCATCAGTTTTGTTCATTAGctgttttttaattataaattagaGATCATGCATAATCATAATATGAGGGAGAAGGTGAGAATGAACATTTCCTGTCAGGAGCAATGCCCACCAAGGAGCTCCCCAGCAATTCCTCCACTGCcaccctcagcactgcagcagtgagcagggctgggcacagagcccagaatAAAGGGGTGGAACTTCCACTGCTGCCAAGAAAAAGAGACATGAAATTCTACCTTTACATTTGCATATTTGTACTGCAAACAGAAAGTGACCTCAAATCAACAGCAGATGTTATTTTTTAGCTAATTTGTTTGTGTGTCATTccaggcagtcccagcctgAGGAATTTGGGCACAGCCTGGATTGTGGGGTGTGCAGCTCGGAGTGGCACTGCCCTctgtcagctgctcctcaggaaccagcagcacaggccagCAATCCCAAGGAATAATGTCAATTCTTAcctctttccattaaaaaaaaaaaaaaaatccacccagAAGGGTCTTGAAAAGTTtgtgtactttaaaaaaacctggagGATTTTTTAACAAGGATTTAGCAACCATGTTTGTGGATGTTTTTCCCACCCATCCCAAAATAAAGAAGTTGTAAAATTGCTTCTTTCAGTGGCTTCACAGGCTTGTTGTGTCCTTTGGGCCCTGAGGATGCTGCTCTGAACTAACAGAACATAAATgttgtgtccctgcctgtgggaaaTGCTGTAAACATCCACGTGGAGaccacaaaaaaatcaataaaagtGGAAAATCACCATTGtacctgctgctgtcagtggaGCAGGAAAGTTCACAGCCCATTCCAGCAGTCTGATGGCCCTCCTGCTAATGCCAGGGAAATAATTGTAATCCAGCAGCACggcccagcagggaggcagcttattttcaaaacacagccAGAGTGAGAAAACCAGCCACTCTTAAACTGTGAAAAATGAGTAGTTTGCTTTCTCCAGACAGGAtgattttttacattttttttctcgTGGCTCAAGCTACAGTTGTTAGTTTTGATTTGAGTTATTGTGCCCAGGCTTTTTTAGCAGGAGGACTGGATTGATATCAGTGTCATATCCCAAAGCCTGGCACCAGTTTTGATCTGCAGTGTTGTGAGATGAAGATTAAACCCTTCCTGGCCCTCTCTGGTCAtctgaagagcagcactgccctgcctgaAAGGAGCTCTGTCCACAAACTCAGCCGAGGACTCTCAGTTTAATCCTGTGAAATGCCTTGGAGCATTCCTGCCAAAATCCATGTGCTTCCCTTGTCCCGAGCTCTCCTGACCTGACTGAAATGCCAGGCTTCATTTGtggctgtgtcctgtgctgtcctgggcagcagatTCCCTCAGCTCTGTAAAAATGTGAGTGGCTTTTTGGCaattgtttatttcattttctgttccttccaGTGCTGGGTTCTCCCTCACACCGAGCACTCCTCATCTCACATCCCCACTTTGCTTTTGTGActgaaaaaagggattttttttctccattcagAGAAGGATGATGAGAATTTTAGGAGAACACTGGTCTTTAATTGCTGGAGAAAGACTGATtggcaggggaagagaaagggaataTTTACAGCTGGATTTATCAGCAGAAATCTGCTTTCTGCAATTGTTGTCATGAGCAAGTGGCATCCCACCTTCTCTTTCTCCAAACTATTCCATCCTGGGAATAAGTTAGAATTAGaggaaaatttgttttaaatcttaGCCCCTTTTCACCAACATGCCAGTACCTTTCACCACAACCTCTTCACTatcagtatattttaaaaaccccaacaaataCATCAAAAGACCAGAAGATTTTACTTTGTCAATTATATACAGACATTTTAATTGATTATGGAactgattaattaatttttaagccTGTTGATATTCCCTCTCTACCTGGAATGgcaaagcattttcaaaaagaTGTGCTAAATACACTAAATACAGCACCAGATTCCTTAAACACTAGTTTAAGGAATGGTCAAAAACTAGTTTAAAAATGGTCATTTGGAAACAGATTatccctgctgtttgcactcCCACAAATTACCCAGAGACCTAAGCACTGTAACAGTTCCTGAATGTTCAGTGATTTGTGCTGAAACTCAAAAAATTCAGAGCCCCAGAAAGACAGGACAAAAATGACTGAAAGTCTTTGAATGGGCTATACCACAAAATGCCCAAATTATCTCTAACTGCCTGCTCTGGGtacattttaacatttctgtgtATTTACAAACTGTTCTTTTAGTAATCTGTGTATAAAATTTGTGTTTAGCTCCAGAGGAGATGCACAGAAGGCAC is part of the Serinus canaria isolate serCan28SL12 chromosome 9, serCan2020, whole genome shotgun sequence genome and harbors:
- the LOC108961898 gene encoding LOW QUALITY PROTEIN: uncharacterized protein LOC108961898 (The sequence of the model RefSeq protein was modified relative to this genomic sequence to represent the inferred CDS: inserted 3 bases in 2 codons), yielding MAAGRAGQGRRRVSLEASPPHAGAAAAALRIRAGPAGFLWEIGADWSCCSRRDVQGFAQRMFSISNRIWGFARGGNGGRNQLLGLELHPGVMAPQXALSPSPADSRRLGRSRAPWIWHLLQECARDIVTAAFYENKDLIMISQFVYCKLKNQKVIKDQTGSPDLTEMPGFICGCVLCXVLGSRFPQLCKNLQRRCTEGTFYLLFALAMMGNCTCGLSLVPKMPNPKSSWALCFVHTFPGSLGALLLDILQEMVGI